From a region of the Mercurialis annua linkage group LG1-X, ddMerAnnu1.2, whole genome shotgun sequence genome:
- the LOC126660511 gene encoding G-type lectin S-receptor-like serine/threonine-protein kinase RKS1 isoform X1 produces the protein MMNQTKFSLQTLLLFLTFNYCVSVDYITPTTSIRDGDPNNIIISGRQGFALGFFSPQGNPTHRYVGIWYNNVSETTVVWVANRDNPINNTSGVFTVGSQCNLVLYRNNQTRSPVWSANVSFPGNNCKAQLLDTGNLVLVRQDSDVVLWESFDHPTDTMLPYMKLGLNRKTGKNWVLSSWKSKDDPGTGNVFYGIDPAGYPQLFLYKGSLRWWRGGPWTGVRWSGVPEMSRNYIFNTSFVNNNDEVYITYGITTNATIFSRMMVSEPGLVQRSTWNDRDSRWIGFWSAPKEECDNYRECGVNSNCDPYDSDSFICKCLPGFEPKSPKAWFLRDGSDGCVRKNGATACRNGEGFVKLARVKVPDTTKARVNMSLSLKTCWQECLKNCSCSGYTSAYESGIGCLMWFGDLVDMRTFSSVGQDIYVRVDAVELAKYGKSRSPLSKQGVQALFIVSAVVALFIIVIVAFCVVKKRKEARDRQCSKYSLFTFTRSPMSMGDSRNGKGSDEGADLPFFDFGSIATATNNFSNANKLGEGGFGAVYRGLLDGEQEIAVKRLSRYSGQGTEEFKTEVTLIAKLQHRNLVRLIGYCVQEQEKMLIYEYLPNKSLDSFIFDEAKRSNLNWSMRHNIICGIARGILYLHQDSRLRIIHRDLKASNVLLDASMNPKISDFGMARIFGVDQIEANTNHVVGTYGYMSPEYAMQGSFSVKSDVYSFGILLLEIITGRKNSSYYEESTSTNLVGYVWELWKEGRALEIVDSSLGDTSIEHEVLRCIQIGLLCVQECAVDRPRMSDVVFMLSNDTTLSSPKQPAFIMKTSRDAISTTDEGNSVNDVTVTMLEAR, from the exons ATGATGAACCAAACAAAATTTTCCCTGCAAACTTTACTTCTCTTTCTTACATTCAATTACTGCGTATCTGTTGATTATATAACTCCAACAACTTCAATCAGAGATGGTGATcctaataatataataatctCTGGCAGACAAGGGTTTGCTCTCGGATTCTTTAGCCCTCAGGGAAATCCAACTCATCGTTATGTCGGAATTTGGTATAACAACGTTTCAGAAACGACCGTTGTCTGGGTTGCTAACAGAGATAATCCGATCAATAACACCTCAGGAGTGTTCACCGTCGGTAGCCAGTGTAATCTTGTGCTATACAGAAATAATCAAACCAGAAGTCCTGTCTGGTCGGCTAATGTTTCTTTTCCGGGTAATAACTGCAAGGCCCAGCTTCTTGATACGGGTAATCTTGTTCTGGTTCGACAGGATAGTGATGTAGTATTATGGGAAAGCTTTGATCATCCGACTGACACTATGCTTCCTTACATGAAGCTTGGATTGAACAGAAAAACTGGCAAGAATTGGGTTCTGTCGTCTTGGAAATCAAAAGATGACCCGGGAACCGGTAACGTTTTCTACGGTATTGATCCAGCAGGGTATCCTCAGTTGTTTCTGTATAAGGGCTCGCTAAGGTGGTGGCGTGGCGGTCCATGGACCGGAGTGAGGTGGAGCGGGGTACCGGAAATGAGccgtaattatattttcaatactAGCTTTGTGAACAATAATGATGAGGTTTATATTACTTATGGAATTACTACGAATGCTACAATATTTTCAAGAATGATGGTGAGTGAACCGGGACTCGTGCAACGGTCTACGTGGAACGATCGGGATAGTCGATGGATCGGGTTCTGGTCTGCCCCGAAAGAGGAATGTGATAACTACCGCGAATGCGGAGTTAATAGTAATTGTGACCCGTATGATTCGGATAGTTTCATATGCAAATGCTTGCCCGGATTTGAGCCAAAGTCACCGAAAGCTTGGTTCTTACGAGATGGGTCGGATGGTTGCGTAAGGAAAAATGGGGCGACGGCATGTCGAAACGGAGAAGGGTTTGTGAAGTTGGCACGTGTGAAGGTGCCGGATACTACAAAGGCACGTGTTAACATGAGCTTGAGCTTGAAAACATGTTGGCAAGAATGCTTGAAGAACTGTTCGTGCAGTGGCTACACGAGCGCATACGAGTCGGGCATTGGGTGCTTGATGTGGTTCGGAGATTTGGTTGACATGAGAACATTTTCAAGTGTTGGACAGGACATTTATGTACGAGTTGATGCAGTTGAGTTAG ctAAATACGGGAAGTCGAGGAGTCCGCTTAGCAAACAAGGAGTGCAAGCATTATTCATCGTATCAGCCGTTGTAGCTTTATTTATCATCGTCATTGTTGCATTTTGTGTGGTAAAGAAGAGGAAAGAAG CTAGAGACAGACAATGCAGCAAATATTCTTTGTTTACTTTCACACGAAGTCCGATGAGCATGGGAGATTCTCGCAATGGAAAGGGAAGCGACGAAGGGGCAGATTTACCATTCTTTGATTTCGGTTCCATAGCTACCGCTACCAACAATTTCTCGAATGCTAATAAGCTTGGAGAGGGTGGTTTTGGCGCCGTCTATAGG GGTTTGCTAGATGGTGAACAAGAAATAGCAGTTAAAAGACTGTCAAGATATTCCGGACAAGGAACTGAAGAGTTTAAAACTGAAGTAACTTTAATTGCGAAACTCCAACACCGGAATCTTGTCAGGTTGATCGGTTATTGCGTCCAAGAGCAAGAGAAAATGTTAATCTATGAATACCTGCCAAATAAAAGCTTGGactcttttatttttg ATGAAGCAAAAAGATCAAATTTAAATTGGTCAATGCGCCACAACATAATTTGTGGAATTGCTCGAGGGATTCTATATCTTCATCAGGATTCGAGATTGAGAATCATCCACAGAGATCTCAAGGCAAGTAATGTTTTATTAGACGCGTCCatgaatccaaaaatttcagatTTTGGTATGGCTAGAATATTTGGAGTCGACCAAATTGAAGCAAACACAAATCATGTGGTTGGAACATA TGGTTATATGTCACCAGAATACGCAATGCAAGGTTCATTTTCAGTAAAATCGGATGTCTATAGTTTCGGGATTCTATTGCTAGAGATCATCACCGGAAGAAAAAATAGCAGTTATTATGAAGAGAGTACTTCTACAAATTTAGTCGGATAT GTTTGGGAGCTGTGGAAAGAAGGCAGAGCATTGGAAATAGTGGACTCGTCGCTAGGAGACACATCCATTGAACATGAAGTATTGAGATGCATCCAAATTGGGTTATTATGTGTTCAAGAATGTGCAGTAGATCGACCAAGAATGTCTGATGTAGTGTTCAT
- the LOC126660511 gene encoding G-type lectin S-receptor-like serine/threonine-protein kinase RKS1 isoform X2, which translates to MMNQTKFSLQTLLLFLTFNYCVSVDYITPTTSIRDGDPNNIIISGRQGFALGFFSPQGNPTHRYVGIWYNNVSETTVVWVANRDNPINNTSGVFTVGSQCNLVLYRNNQTRSPVWSANVSFPGNNCKAQLLDTGNLVLVRQDSDVVLWESFDHPTDTMLPYMKLGLNRKTGKNWVLSSWKSKDDPGTGNVFYGIDPAGYPQLFLYKGSLRWWRGGPWTGVRWSGVPEMSRNYIFNTSFVNNNDEVYITYGITTNATIFSRMMVSEPGLVQRSTWNDRDSRWIGFWSAPKEECDNYRECGVNSNCDPYDSDSFICKCLPGFEPKSPKAWFLRDGSDGCVRKNGATACRNGEGFVKLARVKVPDTTKARVNMSLSLKTCWQECLKNCSCSGYTSAYESGIGCLMWFGDLVDMRTFSSVGQDIYVRVDAVELAKYGKSRSPLSKQGVQALFIVSAVVALFIIVIVAFCVVKKRKEARDRQCSKYSLFTFTRSPMSMGDSRNGKGSDEGADLPFFDFGSIATATNNFSNANKLGEGGFGAVYRGLLDGEQEIAVKRLSRYSGQGTEEFKTEVTLIAKLQHRNLVRLIGYCVQEQEKMLIYEYLPNKSLDSFIFDEAKRSNLNWSMRHNIICGIARGILYLHQDSRLRIIHRDLKASNVLLDASMNPKISDFGMARIFGVDQIEANTNHVVGTYGYMSPEYAMQGSFSVKSDVYSFGILLLEIITGRKNSSYYEESTSTNLVGYSFRFGSCGKKAEHWK; encoded by the exons ATGATGAACCAAACAAAATTTTCCCTGCAAACTTTACTTCTCTTTCTTACATTCAATTACTGCGTATCTGTTGATTATATAACTCCAACAACTTCAATCAGAGATGGTGATcctaataatataataatctCTGGCAGACAAGGGTTTGCTCTCGGATTCTTTAGCCCTCAGGGAAATCCAACTCATCGTTATGTCGGAATTTGGTATAACAACGTTTCAGAAACGACCGTTGTCTGGGTTGCTAACAGAGATAATCCGATCAATAACACCTCAGGAGTGTTCACCGTCGGTAGCCAGTGTAATCTTGTGCTATACAGAAATAATCAAACCAGAAGTCCTGTCTGGTCGGCTAATGTTTCTTTTCCGGGTAATAACTGCAAGGCCCAGCTTCTTGATACGGGTAATCTTGTTCTGGTTCGACAGGATAGTGATGTAGTATTATGGGAAAGCTTTGATCATCCGACTGACACTATGCTTCCTTACATGAAGCTTGGATTGAACAGAAAAACTGGCAAGAATTGGGTTCTGTCGTCTTGGAAATCAAAAGATGACCCGGGAACCGGTAACGTTTTCTACGGTATTGATCCAGCAGGGTATCCTCAGTTGTTTCTGTATAAGGGCTCGCTAAGGTGGTGGCGTGGCGGTCCATGGACCGGAGTGAGGTGGAGCGGGGTACCGGAAATGAGccgtaattatattttcaatactAGCTTTGTGAACAATAATGATGAGGTTTATATTACTTATGGAATTACTACGAATGCTACAATATTTTCAAGAATGATGGTGAGTGAACCGGGACTCGTGCAACGGTCTACGTGGAACGATCGGGATAGTCGATGGATCGGGTTCTGGTCTGCCCCGAAAGAGGAATGTGATAACTACCGCGAATGCGGAGTTAATAGTAATTGTGACCCGTATGATTCGGATAGTTTCATATGCAAATGCTTGCCCGGATTTGAGCCAAAGTCACCGAAAGCTTGGTTCTTACGAGATGGGTCGGATGGTTGCGTAAGGAAAAATGGGGCGACGGCATGTCGAAACGGAGAAGGGTTTGTGAAGTTGGCACGTGTGAAGGTGCCGGATACTACAAAGGCACGTGTTAACATGAGCTTGAGCTTGAAAACATGTTGGCAAGAATGCTTGAAGAACTGTTCGTGCAGTGGCTACACGAGCGCATACGAGTCGGGCATTGGGTGCTTGATGTGGTTCGGAGATTTGGTTGACATGAGAACATTTTCAAGTGTTGGACAGGACATTTATGTACGAGTTGATGCAGTTGAGTTAG ctAAATACGGGAAGTCGAGGAGTCCGCTTAGCAAACAAGGAGTGCAAGCATTATTCATCGTATCAGCCGTTGTAGCTTTATTTATCATCGTCATTGTTGCATTTTGTGTGGTAAAGAAGAGGAAAGAAG CTAGAGACAGACAATGCAGCAAATATTCTTTGTTTACTTTCACACGAAGTCCGATGAGCATGGGAGATTCTCGCAATGGAAAGGGAAGCGACGAAGGGGCAGATTTACCATTCTTTGATTTCGGTTCCATAGCTACCGCTACCAACAATTTCTCGAATGCTAATAAGCTTGGAGAGGGTGGTTTTGGCGCCGTCTATAGG GGTTTGCTAGATGGTGAACAAGAAATAGCAGTTAAAAGACTGTCAAGATATTCCGGACAAGGAACTGAAGAGTTTAAAACTGAAGTAACTTTAATTGCGAAACTCCAACACCGGAATCTTGTCAGGTTGATCGGTTATTGCGTCCAAGAGCAAGAGAAAATGTTAATCTATGAATACCTGCCAAATAAAAGCTTGGactcttttatttttg ATGAAGCAAAAAGATCAAATTTAAATTGGTCAATGCGCCACAACATAATTTGTGGAATTGCTCGAGGGATTCTATATCTTCATCAGGATTCGAGATTGAGAATCATCCACAGAGATCTCAAGGCAAGTAATGTTTTATTAGACGCGTCCatgaatccaaaaatttcagatTTTGGTATGGCTAGAATATTTGGAGTCGACCAAATTGAAGCAAACACAAATCATGTGGTTGGAACATA TGGTTATATGTCACCAGAATACGCAATGCAAGGTTCATTTTCAGTAAAATCGGATGTCTATAGTTTCGGGATTCTATTGCTAGAGATCATCACCGGAAGAAAAAATAGCAGTTATTATGAAGAGAGTACTTCTACAAATTTAGTCGGATAT TCGTTTAGGTTTGGGAGCTGTGGAAAGAAGGCAGAGCATTGGAAATAG